Proteins from a single region of Strix aluco isolate bStrAlu1 chromosome 5, bStrAlu1.hap1, whole genome shotgun sequence:
- the SYCP3 gene encoding synaptonemal complex protein 3 — protein MAPSGRKHGGKAGKTAQENQAIPAYDFQEERKDLSGSEEDIREGETSVMEKHGKKRPLVTTHVVPDDVGGEVQNMLERFGADINKALLAKRKRLEMYTKASLKTSNQKIEHVWKTQQEQRQKLNHEFSQQFLTLFQQWDVDVQKAEEQEEKLTNIFRQQQKVFQQARIVQSQRLKTIKQLYDQFLKSMEELEKSNENLLAGAQSELRKEMAMLQKKIMMDTQQQEMATVRKSLQSMLF, from the exons ATGGCACCATCGGGAAGAAAGCATGGAGGAAAAGCTGGTAAAACAGCACAGGAAAATCAAGCCATACCTGCCTATGactttcaggaggaaagaaaagatctgAGTGGATCAGAGGAAGATATTAGAGAAG GTGAAACATCAGTAATGGAGAAGCATGGAAAGAAAAGACCTTTGGTGACTACTCATGTGGTTCCAGATGATGTGGG GGGTGAAGTACAGAATATGCTGGAAAGATTTGGAG CTGACATTAACAAGGCTCTCTTAGCTAAGAGGAAAAGATTAGAAATGTATACAAAAGCCTCGCTCAAAACCAGTAACCAGAAGATTGAACATGTTTGGAAAACACAGCAGGAACAAAG GCAGAAGCTCAATCATGAGTTCTCCCAGCAGTTCCTGACTTTATTTCAGCAATGGGATGTAGATgtgcagaaagcagaagagcaggaagaaaaactaACG AATATATTTCGTCAGCAACAAAAAGTTTTTCAACAGGCAAGAATAGTTCAGAGTCAGAGACTGAAAACCATTAAGCAACTCTATGATCAATTCTTAAAG AGCAtggaggagctggagaagagCAATGAAAATCTTCTAGCTGGTGCACAAAGTGAACTTCGCAAAGAAATGGCTATGTTGCAGAAGAAGATTATGATGGACACT CAACAGCAGGAGATGGCAACTGTTCGCAAGTCTCTTCAGTCCATGTTATTCTGA